The following are from one region of the Brevinematia bacterium genome:
- a CDS encoding tetratricopeptide repeat protein, translating into MEDIIILGALTLVVLVIVVAFLFRSFVQPLKLDLIKKKIYDKNYASAIADLEEYIKKDEKNPLAHLYLADCYYMVNKRDLALVEYRQALSLGKFSNQVIEKQARYRMADIYLSLGQAEEAQKEFLLISKMDPSDYRALFNIGKIFYERNMKDNALNYLTRAVKANFSFADAWFYIGKIHLEANRYGEAMNAFVNCIKNDPKNYEAHYNLGIIYKSMNNTAKALQEFEIAERTPDNSLKVKTIYQVGLIAADSGNLDKAISEFQRALRYTNEENSVTVAIRYALAS; encoded by the coding sequence ATGGAAGATATAATTATACTAGGTGCACTTACGTTGGTAGTGTTGGTAATAGTAGTTGCTTTTCTCTTTAGATCGTTTGTTCAACCCTTGAAATTGGATCTTATAAAGAAAAAGATATATGATAAGAATTATGCTTCTGCTATAGCTGATCTAGAGGAGTATATAAAGAAGGATGAGAAAAATCCACTGGCGCATCTTTACCTTGCGGATTGTTACTATATGGTTAACAAGAGAGATTTAGCTCTTGTTGAGTATCGTCAGGCTCTGTCTTTAGGAAAATTCTCAAACCAAGTGATAGAAAAGCAAGCCCGATATAGGATGGCGGATATATATCTATCACTGGGTCAAGCGGAGGAAGCTCAAAAGGAATTTTTGCTAATATCTAAGATGGATCCCTCTGATTATAGGGCGTTGTTTAACATAGGCAAGATATTCTATGAAAGAAATATGAAGGATAATGCTTTGAATTACCTAACTAGAGCGGTTAAGGCGAATTTTTCGTTTGCTGATGCTTGGTTTTATATAGGAAAGATTCATCTTGAGGCTAACAGATATGGTGAAGCGATGAATGCATTTGTAAATTGTATCAAAAATGATCCCAAAAACTATGAGGCACACTATAATCTTGGGATAATATACAAGTCTATGAATAATACAGCTAAAGCGCTACAAGAGTTTGAGATAGCGGAGAGGACTCCTGACAATAGCCTTAAAGTGAAAACAATCTACCAAGTAGGACTTATTGCTGCAGATAGTGGTAATCTGGATAAGGCTATAAGTGAGTTCCAGAGAGCACTTAGGTATACAAACGAAGAGAATAGTGTTACTGTAGCGATAAGGTATGCTCTAGCTAGTG